Proteins encoded in a region of the Streptomyces sp. V4I8 genome:
- a CDS encoding transposase has translation MSMQPKGLPPVPEQTAVVARAAFPDGSLPIRVRGCLAEVFVDEPFAESFGVRGAPGMPPAVLSLVTVLQFAENLTDRQAAEAVRDRLSWKYALGRELTDAGFDFTVLSKFRARLAEHGLERVVFDRLVDHCRTEGLVGAGGKQRTDSTHVISAVRDLNRLDLAGESVRAALEALAVAAPAWLAEQIDVAEFAHRYGPRVNGWTMPSSQAKRDRLAQVFAQDGYAIVRAAYDAAAPMWIRDIEAVQILRQVLVQTYYRRADTRGREAIVKRDADEEGIPPGRLRLASPYDIDARWAARGEDLFWCGYKIHLTESCDTPAEAEAEAEAEAEAEAEAEAGRRAGPRPNLITDMHTTDATVPDVKATAGIQQRLAGRGLAPGERGS, from the coding sequence ATGTCGATGCAGCCCAAGGGTCTGCCGCCGGTCCCGGAGCAGACAGCGGTCGTGGCCCGGGCGGCGTTCCCCGATGGCAGTCTGCCGATCCGGGTCCGTGGCTGCCTGGCCGAAGTGTTCGTCGACGAGCCGTTCGCCGAGTCCTTCGGGGTGCGCGGCGCCCCGGGGATGCCTCCGGCGGTGCTGTCGCTGGTCACGGTCCTGCAGTTCGCCGAGAACCTCACGGACCGGCAGGCCGCGGAAGCGGTGCGCGACCGGCTGTCGTGGAAGTACGCGCTCGGGCGGGAGCTGACTGATGCTGGCTTCGACTTCACTGTGCTGAGCAAGTTCCGTGCCCGCCTGGCCGAGCACGGCCTGGAGCGGGTGGTCTTCGACCGGCTGGTCGACCACTGCCGGACCGAGGGGCTGGTCGGCGCGGGCGGCAAGCAGCGTACCGACTCCACCCATGTCATCTCCGCGGTGCGGGACCTGAACCGGCTGGATCTGGCCGGGGAGAGCGTGCGTGCCGCGCTGGAGGCCCTGGCGGTCGCGGCCCCGGCCTGGCTGGCGGAGCAGATTGACGTCGCCGAGTTCGCCCATCGCTACGGACCGAGGGTGAATGGCTGGACCATGCCCTCCAGCCAGGCCAAGCGGGACCGGCTGGCGCAGGTGTTCGCGCAGGACGGCTATGCGATCGTGCGGGCTGCCTACGATGCGGCCGCTCCGATGTGGATCCGTGACATCGAGGCGGTGCAGATCCTGCGCCAGGTACTGGTGCAGACCTACTACCGGCGCGCCGATACCCGGGGGCGGGAGGCGATCGTGAAGCGGGACGCCGACGAGGAGGGCATCCCGCCCGGCAGATTACGCCTGGCCTCCCCGTACGACATCGACGCCCGCTGGGCGGCCAGGGGCGAGGACCTGTTCTGGTGCGGATACAAGATCCATCTGACCGAGAGCTGCGATACTCCCGCCGAAGCCGAAGCCGAAGCCGAAGCCGAAGCCGAAGCCGAAGCCGAAGCCGAAGCCGGACGGCGGGCCGGCCCGCGGCCGAACCTGATCACGGACATGCACACCACCGACGCGACCGTGCCGGATGTGAAGGCCACGGCCGGTATCCAGCAGCGGCTCGCCGGACGCGGCCTCGCTCCGGGCGAACGTGGATCGTAA
- a CDS encoding IS6 family transposase: MDTAAAPLYKGFRFPLEVIAHAVWLYHRFRLSLRDVEELLFERGIQVSYEAVRLWCERFGPAYAARLHRRQHRPGDQWHLDEVFIKVNGRMRYLWRAVDQDGTVLDILVTNTRDTAAARRFFRKLLKGTETLPRVIVTDRLRSYGAAHRDVMPSVEHRSSKYLNNRAENSHIITRERERAMKGFRSVGSAQRFLASFSRISPHFRPRRHLMSASDYRTEMTNRHTVWHQITGTTLLATTA; this comes from the coding sequence ATGGATACCGCTGCAGCGCCGTTATACAAGGGGTTTCGGTTCCCGCTGGAGGTGATCGCGCACGCGGTCTGGCTGTACCACCGGTTCCGGCTGTCCTTGCGTGATGTGGAGGAGCTCCTCTTCGAGCGTGGCATCCAGGTGTCGTACGAGGCGGTCCGGCTGTGGTGCGAGCGGTTCGGTCCCGCCTACGCCGCCAGGCTGCACCGCCGGCAGCACCGACCCGGGGACCAGTGGCATCTGGACGAGGTGTTCATCAAGGTCAACGGGCGGATGCGCTACCTGTGGCGCGCGGTGGACCAGGACGGCACCGTCCTGGACATCCTCGTGACCAACACCCGCGACACCGCCGCGGCCCGGCGGTTCTTCCGCAAGCTCCTCAAAGGCACCGAGACCCTGCCGAGGGTGATCGTCACGGACAGACTCCGCTCCTACGGGGCTGCCCACCGCGACGTGATGCCGTCCGTCGAGCACCGCTCCTCGAAATATCTCAACAACCGGGCGGAAAACTCTCATATCATCACAAGGGAACGCGAACGGGCTATGAAGGGCTTCCGCAGCGTCGGATCAGCCCAGAGGTTCCTCGCCTCCTTCTCCCGCATCTCACCCCACTTCCGCCCCCGCCGCCATCTGATGTCTGCCTCCGACTACCGCACCGAGATGACCAACCGCCACACCGTCTGGCACCAGATCACCGGCACCACCCTCCTGGCCACGACCGCCTGA
- a CDS encoding AAA family ATPase: MELFEYTELQSRLSAIADFDDLTDPEALEALVAQIRPYLRNVIGSTIGKGGEGKTTLATNLAYMLAEEQALRAEQGKSAKPILYMEIDANGDGRTDLGLDATVFNDHGKALRDAITNDGGLKVVKGVRPYLDATISGKFCADIAGRINKLADTHALAAYLLLALLLAQISHLYRWIVLDFSPGDKAIQRAGLAAATHLVSPIHNTDNAALRGLSTVTRLIRANRRLNPEAELTAIAFLGFRKVKGEPTTELTNVRAKIEQLLSDAGMDPGLILDEYVRDARSIATLCRNHGKPAREFALAATGKLLDEEGELVPRPRDENGRYADAEMSVNLADDYSNVARGVITRVRQRNAQLREKEMQGAS, from the coding sequence TTGGAACTCTTTGAATACACAGAGCTGCAGAGTCGGCTCAGTGCGATCGCCGACTTCGACGATCTGACGGATCCGGAAGCGCTCGAAGCACTCGTCGCCCAGATCAGGCCCTACCTGCGGAACGTCATCGGCTCAACGATCGGTAAGGGGGGCGAAGGCAAGACGACCCTTGCCACCAACCTGGCTTACATGCTGGCGGAGGAGCAGGCTCTCCGAGCAGAACAGGGCAAGTCGGCAAAGCCCATCCTGTACATGGAGATCGATGCAAACGGCGACGGAAGGACCGATCTCGGTCTCGACGCAACGGTCTTCAACGACCACGGGAAGGCTCTTCGGGACGCGATCACCAACGACGGCGGCCTGAAGGTCGTCAAGGGGGTTCGCCCTTACCTGGATGCAACGATCTCCGGCAAGTTCTGCGCCGACATCGCAGGCCGCATCAACAAGCTCGCTGACACGCACGCTCTCGCCGCGTACCTGCTTCTCGCACTCCTCTTGGCGCAGATCTCGCATCTGTACCGTTGGATCGTCCTCGACTTCTCGCCGGGCGACAAGGCCATTCAGCGGGCAGGACTGGCAGCGGCGACGCATCTCGTGTCCCCCATCCACAACACCGACAACGCAGCTCTGCGCGGCCTCTCTACGGTCACGCGACTCATCCGCGCCAACCGTCGTCTCAACCCCGAAGCCGAACTTACGGCGATCGCGTTTCTCGGTTTCCGAAAGGTAAAGGGCGAGCCGACGACGGAGCTCACTAACGTCCGTGCCAAGATCGAGCAGCTGCTGTCGGATGCCGGGATGGATCCGGGACTAATCCTGGACGAGTACGTGCGTGATGCGCGCTCTATCGCCACTCTCTGCCGCAATCATGGCAAGCCCGCCCGCGAGTTCGCTTTGGCTGCGACCGGTAAACTCCTGGACGAGGAAGGCGAGTTGGTTCCCCGACCTCGCGATGAGAACGGGCGATACGCCGACGCGGAGATGTCCGTGAACCTCGCGGATGACTACTCGAACGTGGCACGAGGAGTCATTACTCGAGTGCGACAGCGCAACGCCCAACTCCGTGAGAAGGAAATGCAGGGAGCGTCATGA
- a CDS encoding IS630 family transposase gives MPVAAARPITLRAAERERLKLMAYGHKTEYRLRMRAQIVLRGARGRSNARIARETGLHLDTVRCWRGRFADQGLGGLGDRDRSGRPPAFTALQVAEVKALACRLPAETGAPLSRWSAPELAREAVARGIATFVSASTVHRWLDRDALKPWQHRSWIFITDPDFRTRAQRVLDLYARTWQSQPLGEDEYVISADEKTSIQARCRCHPTLSPGQARAMRVNHTYSRGGALAYLAAYDVHAAKVFGRTEPRTGIGPFMNLATQVMTQEPYASAKRVFWIVDNGSSHRGQKAADRLTAAFPNAVLVHTPVHASWLNQVEIYFSVVQRKVVSPNDFPDLAQVADRLRAFEDRYNATAQPFQWKFTTSDLDDLLARLDRHTTDHQEESSAAPAA, from the coding sequence TTGCCTGTTGCCGCTGCCCGTCCGATCACCTTGCGCGCTGCCGAGCGCGAGCGGCTAAAACTGATGGCCTACGGCCACAAGACCGAGTACCGGCTGCGGATGCGCGCGCAAATCGTCCTGCGGGGCGCACGCGGACGCTCCAACGCGCGCATCGCCCGGGAGACCGGCCTGCACCTGGACACGGTCCGGTGCTGGCGCGGCCGGTTCGCCGACCAGGGCCTGGGCGGCCTGGGCGACCGCGATCGCTCGGGTCGCCCGCCGGCGTTCACCGCGCTCCAGGTTGCCGAGGTCAAGGCGCTGGCCTGCCGGTTACCCGCCGAGACCGGCGCGCCGCTGTCTCGCTGGTCAGCGCCCGAGCTGGCCCGCGAGGCCGTGGCCCGGGGCATCGCCACGTTCGTATCGGCCTCCACCGTCCACCGCTGGCTTGATCGGGACGCGCTCAAGCCCTGGCAGCACCGCTCCTGGATCTTCATCACCGACCCCGACTTCCGCACCAGGGCCCAGCGCGTGCTGGACCTGTACGCCCGCACCTGGCAGAGCCAGCCGCTCGGCGAGGATGAGTACGTGATCAGCGCGGACGAGAAGACCTCCATCCAGGCCCGCTGCCGCTGCCACCCCACCCTCTCGCCCGGCCAGGCCCGAGCCATGCGCGTCAACCACACCTACAGCCGCGGCGGCGCCCTGGCCTACCTGGCCGCCTACGACGTCCACGCCGCGAAGGTGTTCGGCCGCACCGAGCCACGTACCGGCATCGGCCCGTTCATGAACCTTGCCACCCAGGTCATGACCCAAGAGCCCTATGCCAGCGCGAAGCGCGTGTTCTGGATCGTCGACAACGGCTCCTCGCACCGAGGCCAGAAGGCCGCCGACCGGCTGACCGCCGCGTTCCCGAACGCTGTGCTCGTGCACACCCCGGTCCACGCCTCCTGGCTGAACCAGGTGGAGATCTACTTCTCCGTCGTCCAGCGCAAGGTCGTCTCACCCAACGACTTCCCCGACCTCGCCCAGGTCGCCGACCGGCTCCGAGCCTTCGAAGACCGCTACAACGCCACAGCACAGCCATTCCAGTGGAAGTTCACCACCTCCGACCTGGACGATCTGCTGGCCAGACTCGACCGGCACACCACCGATCACCAGGAAGAATCCTCCGCCGCACCAGCAGCCTGA
- a CDS encoding Fic family protein, which translates to MTPGAEGQHPRTFAAYEPDLLSGRQIRLSAELAAEVAEVDRMVRSFNDAAPTSPHLESLARFLLRSEAVASSRIEGVVASARAIAHLELMLATKAGDDHRTHRGISDSAREVVNNVLALRKAVTALSEASDVSVDDINDLQAALMVETEQHDTSGYLRTVQNWVGGTSDSPHGAEYVPPAPEAVAPLMSDLAAFISEQHPLPLVQAALVHAQFETIHPYNDGNGRTGRALIHTALARQGLAVGHVLPISMSLLAHAREYIAGLNAYRYVGSADSAAAAAGMDAWIRVFLAATRDAVSEARRFTDELATMRKAWNAKLAHHREALGRRGQPRKGAAVVRLMEQLPGVPIVTARATQMLLGVSFVAASSALEELAGAGVVQVKEVERGTRAYLATDVLDLISGAERRLMTKWDLPELDAWA; encoded by the coding sequence GTGACGCCTGGCGCGGAGGGGCAGCACCCCCGGACGTTCGCCGCGTACGAGCCGGATCTGCTCAGCGGTCGCCAAATCCGACTTTCGGCTGAACTTGCTGCCGAAGTTGCCGAAGTGGACCGGATGGTTCGTTCCTTCAACGACGCGGCGCCCACCAGCCCACATCTCGAGTCCTTGGCCCGCTTCCTTCTCCGCTCCGAGGCGGTGGCGTCTTCGCGCATCGAGGGAGTCGTAGCCTCCGCTCGAGCCATCGCGCATCTTGAACTGATGCTTGCCACTAAGGCCGGCGACGATCACCGAACACACCGAGGCATCAGCGACAGCGCCCGAGAGGTCGTGAACAACGTCCTGGCACTTCGCAAGGCTGTCACTGCGCTCTCCGAAGCGTCGGACGTTTCCGTGGATGACATCAACGACCTACAGGCTGCCCTGATGGTGGAAACGGAGCAGCACGATACATCCGGATATCTCCGGACCGTGCAGAACTGGGTGGGCGGGACCTCCGACAGTCCCCACGGAGCGGAGTACGTACCTCCGGCCCCCGAAGCAGTTGCTCCCCTGATGAGCGACCTTGCCGCGTTTATCTCGGAACAGCACCCTCTTCCGCTTGTTCAAGCGGCTTTGGTTCATGCTCAGTTCGAGACGATCCACCCCTACAACGACGGCAACGGCCGTACCGGGCGGGCCCTGATTCACACCGCGCTCGCACGGCAGGGTCTAGCAGTTGGACACGTCCTGCCCATCTCCATGTCGCTCCTGGCGCATGCCCGCGAGTACATCGCTGGCCTGAACGCCTACCGGTATGTCGGCTCCGCTGACAGCGCAGCTGCGGCCGCCGGCATGGACGCCTGGATCCGGGTCTTTCTGGCCGCTACGCGGGACGCTGTCTCCGAAGCTCGTCGCTTCACTGATGAGCTTGCCACGATGCGGAAGGCGTGGAACGCCAAGCTCGCTCACCACCGGGAAGCCCTGGGCCGCCGCGGGCAGCCCCGCAAGGGGGCAGCGGTGGTGCGGCTCATGGAGCAGCTTCCGGGCGTCCCCATCGTGACCGCCAGGGCGACTCAGATGCTGCTGGGCGTTTCGTTCGTTGCGGCCTCGAGCGCCCTGGAGGAGCTGGCCGGCGCCGGGGTGGTGCAGGTAAAGGAGGTGGAGCGTGGTACCCGCGCCTACCTCGCCACCGATGTGCTCGACCTGATCAGTGGCGCCGAACGCCGCCTGATGACGAAGTGGGATCTCCCAGAGCTCGATGCGTGGGCATAG
- a CDS encoding IS110 family transposase — MSRILAGTDCGKTHHHCLALDSDGNTLLSRRVANDEPELLKLIGDVLGLADGREVTWAMDMTGGEPALLIALLVNHGQELVYLPGIAVNRATDSYRGAGKTDARDAHVIADQARMRRDLQPIRPSEDASIELRLLTERRVDLVADRTRTTNRLKALLTSMFPALERTLDMGTTGALLLLTGYQSPAAIRRTGLRRLTTWLANRKVRNPDSLAAKAIEAAERQHTAVPGETAIAKMVHTLAREVMALNEKIAETDKLIEGRFREHELAEVIQSLPGIGTVLGAEFLVAVGGSLEAFPTPDRLAAFSGVAPAPRDSGKVSGNLHRPQRYHRRLQRVFYTSALVSIRCDPNSRQFYDRKRAEGKRHVQAVLALARRRVNVLWALIRDRRCYTITPPVTTSA; from the coding sequence ATGAGCCGGATATTGGCCGGTACCGACTGCGGCAAGACCCACCACCACTGCCTGGCCCTGGACAGCGACGGCAACACGTTGCTGTCGCGGCGGGTGGCCAACGACGAACCGGAGTTACTGAAGCTGATCGGTGACGTCCTGGGCCTCGCCGACGGCCGTGAGGTCACCTGGGCGATGGACATGACCGGCGGCGAGCCCGCGCTGTTAATCGCCCTGCTCGTCAACCACGGCCAGGAACTGGTCTACCTCCCCGGCATCGCGGTCAACCGCGCCACCGACAGCTACCGCGGGGCGGGCAAGACCGACGCCCGGGACGCCCACGTGATCGCCGACCAGGCCCGCATGAGACGCGACCTGCAGCCGATCCGCCCCAGTGAAGACGCGAGCATCGAACTGAGGCTGCTCACCGAGCGCCGTGTGGATCTCGTTGCCGACCGCACCCGCACCACCAACCGGCTCAAGGCCCTGCTGACCAGCATGTTCCCAGCCCTGGAACGCACCCTGGACATGGGCACCACCGGAGCGCTGCTGCTCCTGACGGGCTACCAGAGCCCGGCGGCCATCCGCCGCACCGGCCTGCGCCGACTGACCACCTGGCTGGCCAACCGCAAGGTCCGCAACCCCGACTCCCTGGCAGCCAAGGCCATCGAGGCTGCTGAGCGCCAGCACACCGCCGTCCCGGGCGAGACAGCGATCGCGAAGATGGTGCATACCCTGGCGAGGGAGGTGATGGCCCTCAACGAGAAGATCGCCGAGACCGACAAGCTCATCGAGGGCCGGTTTCGCGAGCACGAACTCGCCGAAGTGATCCAGTCGCTGCCGGGCATCGGCACGGTCCTCGGCGCCGAGTTCCTCGTCGCCGTCGGCGGCAGCCTGGAGGCGTTCCCCACCCCCGACCGCCTCGCCGCCTTCTCCGGCGTGGCGCCGGCGCCACGCGACTCGGGCAAGGTCAGCGGCAACCTCCACCGGCCCCAGCGTTACCACCGCCGTCTGCAAAGGGTCTTCTACACCTCCGCGCTCGTCAGCATCCGGTGCGACCCCAACTCGCGGCAGTTCTACGACAGAAAACGCGCTGAGGGCAAACGCCACGTCCAGGCCGTGCTCGCCCTCGCCCGCCGGCGCGTCAACGTGCTGTGGGCCCTGATCCGTGACCGACGGTGCTACACCATCACACCACCAGTCACCACCTCCGCTTGA
- a CDS encoding DciA family protein, whose amino-acid sequence MTETTNPTVQTSGDTTPEVSGVDLARVALRQAREAANKRGGSEARTPRRRQQTAVRRDGREPSGFAAVLQGLMADRAWDLPAAGGTVLDRWPDIAAAISPQLPLHVTAVSFHPETGQLDLRPDSSAYATQLRLISARIVATVNSAVGTDTVRTIRVLAVGSTPAPRTTQPAPAAAATPEAPVKTRQTASPGYKEALAAHQAVAPERRVDEAIAQAVERQSRAMRELSRRAFPGSEASSDDQPAPLEAARVERRREAEAIRARALRRARAERAARENGTATAVVNSGSLRPTA is encoded by the coding sequence GTGACCGAGACGACCAACCCCACCGTGCAGACCAGCGGTGACACCACCCCGGAGGTATCCGGCGTCGACCTCGCCCGCGTCGCCCTGCGCCAGGCCCGCGAGGCCGCCAACAAACGCGGCGGCAGCGAGGCCCGCACCCCGCGCCGTCGCCAGCAGACGGCCGTACGGCGCGACGGCCGGGAGCCGAGCGGGTTCGCCGCCGTGCTCCAGGGCCTGATGGCCGACCGGGCCTGGGACCTTCCTGCCGCCGGCGGCACTGTGCTGGACCGCTGGCCCGACATCGCGGCCGCCATCTCCCCTCAGCTACCCCTTCACGTCACCGCCGTCTCCTTCCACCCGGAGACCGGACAGCTGGACCTGCGCCCGGACTCGTCGGCGTATGCCACCCAGCTGAGGCTGATCAGCGCGCGGATCGTCGCCACGGTGAACAGCGCGGTCGGCACCGACACCGTGCGCACCATCCGGGTCCTTGCCGTCGGATCCACGCCCGCACCACGTACGACGCAGCCCGCCCCGGCGGCCGCGGCTACGCCTGAGGCGCCGGTGAAGACCAGGCAGACGGCCTCGCCGGGCTACAAGGAGGCGCTCGCCGCGCATCAGGCCGTCGCACCCGAGCGGCGCGTCGATGAGGCCATCGCCCAGGCAGTTGAGCGGCAGTCCCGCGCGATGCGCGAGCTGAGCCGACGGGCATTCCCGGGGTCGGAGGCGTCATCGGACGACCAGCCTGCCCCGCTCGAGGCGGCTCGTGTGGAGCGCCGCCGGGAGGCCGAAGCCATCCGTGCCCGGGCGTTGCGCCGGGCACGGGCAGAACGAGCTGCCCGGGAGAACGGGACAGCGACCGCGGTTGTGAATTCGGGATCGTTGCGGCCCACGGCATGA
- a CDS encoding winged helix-turn-helix domain-containing protein: MSAVAAPAATLIPAPRPAVDNAAVDVLPELYVPDALQWLSTSTGRIATEGYSWMQAVHWVAGSGLYKPRRHRSHGPRSFGPTTVRVAQELAQLFPCRPGIEYLVRRTGLSERSVEYHLGMLREAGLLAYIVRGTRISGETAQASEFARMIPEAFDVALGIRTVLRDGNAPAYTRAMTGIAEAGRELMAKLAKKAARKVRKPQAKSSSKAPAKGARKGADQASVAAVSDEVRCTPMQVGTSGLSTAGTTSLPPESKLASGVSKSPTPKKSKAKAGGRRKLNVVGRRFQLARELTQELDWLRGCSVPRIAWVARNVADAGWTVTDVRGWLHFRGEAAHVRRGSGLLAVLLANAENVLDTPAKRADAIEQWRGAQEAARRDRIRQVRARTERYEGDWQAPSSRSVQLEVEAAFAKVREATSGGRHRDQDHAADGQDAPLEMNEQERQDLVATAKGELMRGETTLITSMHPDMALQIFGKRLVRRADQLERGFRSSLMTNGHR, encoded by the coding sequence GTGAGTGCTGTGGCGGCGCCGGCCGCCACGCTGATTCCCGCTCCACGTCCTGCCGTCGACAACGCTGCGGTCGATGTGCTGCCCGAGCTGTACGTGCCGGATGCGCTGCAGTGGCTGTCGACGTCGACGGGCCGGATCGCGACGGAGGGCTACTCCTGGATGCAGGCGGTCCACTGGGTCGCCGGGTCCGGGCTGTACAAGCCGCGGCGGCACCGGTCGCACGGGCCGCGCTCGTTCGGACCGACGACGGTGCGCGTCGCCCAGGAGCTCGCGCAGCTGTTCCCGTGCCGTCCAGGGATCGAGTACCTGGTGCGCCGCACCGGCCTGTCCGAGCGTTCGGTGGAGTACCACCTGGGGATGCTGCGGGAGGCCGGGCTGCTCGCCTACATCGTGCGCGGAACCCGGATCTCCGGCGAGACGGCGCAGGCTAGCGAGTTCGCGCGGATGATCCCGGAGGCGTTCGACGTCGCGCTGGGGATCCGCACGGTGCTGCGGGATGGGAACGCGCCCGCGTACACGCGCGCGATGACCGGGATCGCGGAGGCCGGCCGGGAGCTGATGGCGAAGCTCGCGAAGAAGGCCGCCCGCAAGGTCCGCAAGCCGCAGGCGAAGTCGTCCTCGAAGGCCCCTGCGAAGGGCGCCCGGAAGGGGGCTGACCAGGCCTCTGTGGCGGCTGTTTCGGATGAGGTCCGTTGCACCCCAATGCAGGTCGGTACCTCAGGTCTTTCCACTGCGGGTACTACTTCCCTCCCCCCTGAGAGCAAGCTCGCAAGCGGGGTCAGCAAGTCCCCCACCCCGAAGAAGTCCAAGGCCAAGGCCGGCGGTCGCCGGAAGCTCAACGTTGTCGGCCGCCGCTTCCAGCTGGCCCGCGAGCTCACCCAGGAGCTGGACTGGCTGCGCGGCTGCTCGGTACCCAGGATCGCCTGGGTCGCCCGGAACGTCGCTGATGCCGGATGGACCGTGACCGACGTCCGTGGCTGGCTGCATTTCCGCGGCGAGGCGGCCCACGTCCGTCGGGGCTCCGGCCTGCTCGCCGTGCTGCTCGCCAACGCGGAGAACGTCCTGGACACCCCCGCCAAGCGCGCCGACGCGATCGAGCAGTGGCGCGGCGCCCAGGAGGCCGCCCGGCGTGACCGCATCCGGCAGGTCCGCGCCCGCACCGAGCGGTACGAGGGCGACTGGCAGGCCCCGTCCAGCCGCTCCGTCCAGCTCGAGGTGGAGGCCGCTTTCGCCAAGGTCAGGGAAGCGACCAGCGGCGGCCGCCACCGGGACCAGGACCACGCTGCCGACGGCCAGGACGCGCCGCTGGAGATGAACGAGCAGGAGCGCCAGGACCTGGTCGCCACCGCCAAGGGCGAGCTGATGCGCGGCGAGACGACGCTGATCACCTCGATGCACCCGGACATGGCCCTGCAGATCTTCGGCAAGCGCCTGGTGCGCCGCGCCGACCAGCTCGAGCGCGGCTTCCGCAGCTCACTGATGACCAACGGACACCGGTAG
- a CDS encoding RibD family protein, with protein sequence MSVDGYLDDASPERLRLSNSADFDRVDQVRAESDAILIGATTIRKDNPRLLVNSEDRRAQRVADGKPAYPLKVTVTKSGDLDANLNFWHHGGQKLVITVDSAAEKVRTTLDGLADVVSVGPEFEWELALDELGRRGVGQLMVEGGGTIHTQLMAANLADEVHLAIAPLLVGQPEAARFLGAADYPGGTTARMKVLEVRPIDDVVLIRYAPKERA encoded by the coding sequence ATGTCGGTCGACGGCTATCTGGATGACGCCAGCCCTGAGCGGCTGCGTCTGTCCAACTCGGCGGATTTCGACCGGGTCGACCAGGTCCGCGCCGAGTCCGACGCGATTCTGATCGGCGCGACCACGATACGGAAGGACAATCCGCGGCTGCTGGTCAACAGCGAAGACCGCCGCGCTCAGCGCGTCGCAGACGGGAAGCCTGCCTACCCGCTGAAGGTGACGGTCACCAAGTCGGGCGACCTGGACGCCAACCTGAATTTCTGGCACCACGGCGGCCAGAAGCTTGTGATCACGGTGGACAGCGCGGCGGAGAAGGTGCGCACGACGCTGGACGGGCTGGCCGATGTGGTCAGCGTCGGCCCGGAGTTCGAGTGGGAGTTGGCTCTCGATGAGCTCGGACGTCGTGGCGTCGGTCAGCTCATGGTGGAGGGCGGTGGCACCATCCACACCCAGCTCATGGCCGCGAACCTGGCCGACGAAGTTCACCTCGCCATCGCCCCGCTCCTGGTCGGCCAGCCGGAAGCAGCCCGATTCTTGGGCGCTGCCGACTACCCGGGCGGGACGACCGCCCGGATGAAGGTGCTGGAAGTCCGCCCGATCGACGACGTGGTGCTGATCCGTTACGCCCCCAAGGAGCGCGCCTGA